The following are from one region of the Shinella sp. PSBB067 genome:
- a CDS encoding Lrp/AsnC family transcriptional regulator codes for MKLDAIDLRILEAIQENGRITKLALAEKAGLSPTPCWLRLRKLEKAGIVSGYHARVAVRRVAPVASVLMEVTLANHRQSDFDRFERAVAATPEIVACWSVGGGVDYILKIMAADIDAYQRLVDGLLDRELGIDRYFTYIVTKTVKEETVLPLATLLTASQ; via the coding sequence ATGAAACTCGACGCCATCGACCTGCGCATCCTGGAGGCCATCCAGGAGAACGGGCGTATCACCAAGCTGGCGCTGGCGGAAAAGGCCGGCCTTTCGCCCACGCCCTGCTGGCTGCGGCTGCGCAAGCTGGAAAAGGCGGGCATCGTTTCGGGCTACCATGCCCGTGTCGCCGTGCGGCGCGTCGCGCCGGTCGCCAGCGTCCTGATGGAGGTGACGCTCGCCAACCACCGGCAGTCCGATTTCGATCGCTTCGAGCGCGCCGTGGCCGCGACGCCGGAGATCGTCGCCTGCTGGTCGGTCGGCGGCGGCGTCGACTACATCCTGAAGATCATGGCGGCGGACATCGACGCCTACCAGCGCCTTGTCGACGGCCTGCTCGACCGCGAACTCGGCATCGACCGCTACTTCACCTACATCGTTACCAAGACGGTGAAGGAGGAGACCGTGCTGCCGCTCGCCACCCTCCTCACCGCCTCGCAGTAG
- a CDS encoding NAD-dependent succinate-semialdehyde dehydrogenase, which produces MTAVFARTTFHDALARLADPHLLRALSYVGGRWVAGRDGNGFEVKDPSSGATLAWVAALDGDQAADAVSAAAGAFPAWRDMLPQQRATILRKWHALMLEAREDLALLMTLEQGKPLAESRGEIDYAASFLEWYAEEGKRLNAEGITSHLPGAEMIVRREALGVVGIVTPWNFPSAMLTRKAAAALAAGCTVVAHPSSETPLSALALAELGERAGLPAGVFNVVTGDAATIVGRLNAEPRVRAMSFTGSTEIGRLIAAQCAPTMKRLIMELGGHAPLIVFADADIDKAADIAVNAKFATSGQDCLAANRIYVERPALAAFTRAFKARIEALKVGAGLEAGAEIGPLMHERAIAKVEEQVADALQRGAKLLAGGERHTAGPLFFQPTLLADVPDDALIMREETFGPVAAVTAFDSEAEVIARANDTEYGLVAYVVTENGARQMRLARALEYGMVAINRVKITGGPIPFGGWKQSGLGREGSRHGMEAFTELKYLCIDTAA; this is translated from the coding sequence ATGACTGCCGTATTCGCCCGCACGACCTTCCACGACGCCCTCGCCCGCCTTGCCGATCCGCACCTGCTGCGCGCGCTCTCCTATGTCGGCGGCCGCTGGGTGGCGGGCCGCGACGGCAACGGTTTCGAGGTCAAGGACCCCTCGTCCGGCGCAACGCTTGCCTGGGTGGCCGCCCTCGACGGCGACCAGGCTGCCGATGCCGTCTCCGCCGCAGCCGGCGCCTTTCCGGCCTGGCGGGACATGCTGCCGCAGCAACGCGCGACCATCCTGCGCAAGTGGCACGCGCTGATGCTGGAGGCCCGCGAGGACCTCGCCCTGCTGATGACGCTGGAACAGGGCAAGCCGCTTGCCGAATCCCGCGGCGAGATCGACTATGCCGCCTCCTTCCTCGAATGGTACGCCGAGGAAGGCAAGCGCCTCAACGCCGAGGGCATCACCAGCCACCTGCCGGGCGCGGAGATGATCGTGCGCCGCGAGGCGCTGGGCGTCGTCGGCATCGTCACGCCGTGGAACTTCCCCTCCGCCATGCTCACCCGCAAGGCCGCCGCGGCACTGGCGGCCGGCTGCACCGTCGTCGCGCATCCCTCCAGCGAGACGCCGCTTTCGGCGCTCGCCCTTGCCGAGCTCGGCGAGCGCGCCGGCCTTCCCGCCGGCGTCTTCAACGTCGTGACCGGCGATGCCGCGACCATCGTCGGCCGCCTGAACGCCGAGCCCCGCGTCCGGGCGATGAGCTTCACCGGTTCGACGGAGATCGGCCGGCTGATCGCCGCCCAGTGCGCGCCGACGATGAAGCGGCTCATCATGGAACTGGGCGGCCATGCGCCGCTGATCGTCTTCGCCGATGCCGACATCGACAAGGCCGCCGACATCGCCGTCAACGCCAAGTTCGCCACGTCGGGCCAGGATTGCCTTGCCGCCAACCGCATCTATGTCGAGCGCCCGGCGCTCGCCGCCTTCACCCGGGCCTTCAAGGCGCGCATTGAGGCGCTGAAGGTCGGCGCGGGGCTGGAGGCCGGCGCCGAGATCGGTCCGCTGATGCACGAGCGCGCCATCGCCAAGGTGGAGGAACAGGTCGCCGACGCGCTGCAGCGCGGCGCAAAGCTCCTGGCCGGCGGCGAGCGCCACACGGCAGGCCCGCTTTTCTTCCAGCCGACGCTGCTCGCGGATGTTCCCGACGACGCCCTCATCATGCGCGAGGAAACCTTCGGCCCCGTTGCCGCCGTCACTGCCTTCGACAGCGAGGCGGAGGTGATCGCCCGCGCCAACGACACCGAATACGGTCTCGTTGCCTATGTCGTGACCGAAAACGGCGCGCGCCAGATGCGCCTTGCCCGTGCGCTCGAATACGGCATGGTGGCGATCAACCGCGTGAAGATCACCGGCGGCCCGATCCCCTTCGGCGGCTGGAAGCAATCCGGCCTCGGCCGCGAAGGCTCGCGCCACGGCATGGAAGCCTTCACCGAACTGAAATATCTCTGCATCGACACGGCCGCCTGA